A window of the Juglans microcarpa x Juglans regia isolate MS1-56 chromosome 5D, Jm3101_v1.0, whole genome shotgun sequence genome harbors these coding sequences:
- the LOC121265186 gene encoding probable auxin efflux carrier component 1b — protein MISLTDLYHVLTAVVPLYVAMILAYGSVKWWKIFSPDQCSGINRFVALFAVPLLSFHFISTNNPYAMNYRFIAADTLQKVIVLVVLAIWSRTNSRGSLEWSITLFSLSSLPNTLVMGIPLLKGMYGDSSGTLMVQIVVLQCIIWYTLMLFLFEYRGARLLIVEQFPDTAGSIISFRVDSDILSLDGKEPLETQAEVGEDGKLHVTVRKSASSRSEIFSRRSHGPNSGLSLTPRPSNLTNAEIYSLQSSRNPTPRGSSFNHTDFYSMVNGKNASNVSPRQSNFGSMGFDEESGVGVFGNPARSNGAYPAPPSAGIFSPGAKKKANGCAGDGGKDLHMFVWSSSASPVSEGGIHVFRGGGDYANELGGVGHLKDYDEFGRDEFSFGNRTLPNGVDREGPVLSKLGSSSTTELHPKAGAHGDSKPASMPPASVMTRLILIMVWRKLIRNPNTYSSLIGLTWSLVSFKWNIVMPAIIARSISILSDAGLGMAMFSLGLFMALQPKIIACGNSVASFAMAVRFITGPAVMAAASVAVGLRGVLLHIAIVQAALPQGIVPFVFAKEYNVHPDILSTGVIFGMLIALPITLVYYILLGL, from the exons ATGATTAGTCTCACAGACCTCTACCACGTTCTCACAGCTGTTGTGCCTCTCTATGTGGCCATGATCTTAGCATACGGCTCTGTCAAATGGTGGAAGATCTTTAGCCCCGACCAATGCTCAGGCATCAACCGTTTTGTGGCACTTTTTGCAGTCCCGCTCCTTTCCTTTCACTTCATCTCCACCAATAACCCTTATGCGATGAACTACAGGTTCATAGCCGCTGACACTCTCCAAAAGGTCATTGTCTTGGTGGTCCTAGCCATCTGGTCCAGGACCAACTCAAGAGGCTCTCTCGAATGGTCCATCacactcttctctctctcctctctccctaaCACACTCGTCATGGGCATCCCTTTGCTCAAGGGCATGTACGGAGACTCTTCAGGGACCCTCATGGTCCAAATAGTCGTCCTCCAATGCATCATATGGTACACTTTGATGCTCTTCTTGTTTGAGTACCGGGGAGCCAGGCTCTTGATCGTTGAGCAGTTCCCAGACACTGCCGGGTCCATCATTTCCTTCAGAGTTGATTCTGATATCCTTTCCTTGGATGGGAAAGAACCACTTGAAACCCAAGCTGAAGTCGGTGAAGATGGGAAACTCCATGTCACTGTGAGAAAGTCAGCTTCTTCTCGCTCGGAAATATTCTCCCGACGCTCACACGGGCCTAATTCCGGTCTTTCACTCACTCCCCGCCCATCAAATTTAACCAATGCAGAGATTTACTCGCTTCAATCATCAAGAAATCCAACTCCTAGAGGGTCCAGTTTCAACCACACTGATTTCTACTCCATGGTGAATGGTAAGAACGCCAGCAATGTGAGCCCGAGGCAATCCAATTTCGGTAGCATGGGTTTCGACGAGGAGAGCGGGGTCGGCGTGTTCGGGAACCCAGCGAGATCGAATGGGGCTTATCCGGCTCCGCCGAGTGCCGGAATTTTCTCGCCGGGTGCAAAGAAGAAGGCTAATGGGTGTGCTGGTGATGGAGGCAAGGACCTTCACATGTTTGTTTGGAGCTCAAGCGCTTCCCCGGTTTCCGAGGGTGGGATCCATGTTTTCCGGGGTGGGGGCGATTATGCGAATGAGCTTGGTGGGGTTGGTCACCTAAAAG ATTATGATGAGTTTGGTCGAGATGAGTTTAGCTTTGGAAACAGAACACTTCCGAATGGGGTTGATCGGGAAGGCCCGGTGCTTTCGAAGCTCGGTTCGAGCTCCACAACTGAGCTCCACCCCAAGGCCGGTGCTCACGGTGATTCGAAACCGGCGTCTATGCCGCCAGCTAGTGTAATGACCAGACTCATCTTGATTATGGTGTGGCGAAAGCTCATTAGGAATCCCAATACCTATTCCAGCCTGATTGGCCTCACATGGTCTTTAGTCTCATTCAA GTGGAATATCGTTATGCCTGCTATAATAGCACGTTCCATATCCATTCTATCTGATGCTGGTCTCGGAATGGCCATGTTTAGTCTTG GCTTGTTCATGGCATTGCAGCCGAAAATTATTGCATGTGGAAACTCTGTCGCTTCCTTTGCCATGGCTGTTCGATTCATCACCGGCCCTGCGGTCATGGCGGCTGCCTCAGTTGCAGTTGGACTACGAGGGGTCCTTTTGCACATTGCCATTGTACAG GCAGCTCTTCCCCAGGGGATTGTCCCCTTTGTCTTTGCAAAGGAATACAATGTTCATCCTGACATTCTGAGCACTGG GGTTATATTTGGGATGCTAATAGCTCTTCCTATTACACTAGTTTACTACATCTTGCTGGGACTTTGA